One genomic region from Panthera tigris isolate Pti1 chromosome D1, P.tigris_Pti1_mat1.1, whole genome shotgun sequence encodes:
- the LOC102968081 gene encoding calcitonin receptor-stimulating peptide 1-like isoform X2 has protein sequence MGFWKFSPLLVLGILALYQVGMLQAAPFRSALESPQDAAMLNEEELRLLLTAMVKDFVQRKARELQQEQETEGSRVTVQKRTCNSATCVAHWLGGLLSKAGSVANTNLLPTSMGFKVYNRRRRDLGLKQ, from the exons ATGGGCTTCTGGAAGTTCTCTCCTCTCCTGGTTCTTGGCATCTTGGCCCTGTACCAGGTGGGCATGCTCCAGGCAGCACCATTCAG gtcTGCTCTGGAGAGTCCTCAGGACGCTGCTATGCTCAATGAGGAGGAACTGCGCCTCCTGCTGACTGCAATGGTGAAGGACTTTGTGCAGAGGAAGGCCCGTGAACTGCAGCAGGAGCAGGAGACCGAGGGCTCCAG AGTCACTGTCCAGAAGAGAACCTGCAACTCTGCCACCTGTGTGGCCCACTGGCTGGGAGGCCTGCTGAGCAAAGCCGGAAGCGTGGCAAACACCAACTTGCTGCCTACCTCTATGGGCTTCAAAGTCTACAACAGGCGCCGCAGGGACCTTGGACTTAAGCAGTAA
- the LOC102968081 gene encoding calcitonin-like isoform X1, with amino-acid sequence MGFWKFSPLLVLGILALYQVGMLQAAPFRSALESPQDAAMLNEEELRLLLTAMVKDFVQRKARELQQEQETEGSSLDSFRAKRCSNLSTCVLGTYTQDLNKFHTFPQTAIGVGAPGKKRVMASSLERDHGPHDGMTQDAY; translated from the exons ATGGGCTTCTGGAAGTTCTCTCCTCTCCTGGTTCTTGGCATCTTGGCCCTGTACCAGGTGGGCATGCTCCAGGCAGCACCATTCAG gtcTGCTCTGGAGAGTCCTCAGGACGCTGCTATGCTCAATGAGGAGGAACTGCGCCTCCTGCTGACTGCAATGGTGAAGGACTTTGTGCAGAGGAAGGCCCGTGAACTGCAGCAGGAGCAGGAGACCGAGGGCTCCAG CCTGGACAGCTTCCGAGCTAAGCGGTGCAGTAATCTGAGCACCTGTGTGCTGGGCACATACACACAGGACCTCAACAAGTTTCACACGTTCCCTCAGACTGCAATTGGGGTCGGAGCACCCGGCAAGAAAAGGGTCATGGCCAGCAGCTTGGAGAGAGACCACGGCCCTCACGATGGCATGACCCAGGATGCCTATTaa